The following coding sequences are from one Gossypium raimondii isolate GPD5lz chromosome 4, ASM2569854v1, whole genome shotgun sequence window:
- the LOC105779150 gene encoding LOW QUALITY PROTEIN: cytochrome P450 82C3-like (The sequence of the model RefSeq protein was modified relative to this genomic sequence to represent the inferred CDS: inserted 2 bases in 2 codons), whose amino-acid sequence MVAGKIYRGTSEESRRFLKALSDFFYLAGLFLVSNTIPFLDWLDFVMGIIGKIKRTEKELDFAIGSWVNEHRERRLDKGIEGNQDFIDVMLSIMDENNVPTQEADVTIRPNCLTLALGGIDTNVATLSWAISLLLHNRHILKRLKXELDIHVGKQQVEESDIANLVYLQAIIKETMRLYPAAPVLVVREAMDDYIVANFHIPAGTQLLLNLWKLHRDPRIWHKPLDFLPERFLNDHANIDVRGQNFELIPFGAGRRICPGITFALHFQHLALAQLLHGXDWGMVSDKGVDISERPGIIVPKATPLEVTLKPKLPSVCY is encoded by the exons ATGGTTGCTGGAAAAATATATCGTGGTACTAGCGAGGAATCGAGACGATTCCTAAAGGCCTTGAGTGATTTCTTTTATCTTGCTGGGTTGTTTTTGGTCTCGAATACAATTCCTTTTCTCGATTGGCTTGATTTTGTGATGGGGATCATTGGCAAAATAAAGAGGACAGAAAAGGAGTTGGATTTTGCAATAGGAAGCTGGGTAAACGAGCATCGCGAACGGAGGCTCGACAAAGGCATCGAAGGGAACCAAGATTTCATTGATGTCATGTTGTCTATCATGGATGAAAACAATGTACCAACTCAAGAGGCTGATGTTACCATTAGACCTAATTGCCTG ACTCTTGCCTTGGGTGGCATCGATACAAATGTGGCCACACTTTCATGGGCAATCTCCTTGCTATTGCATAACCGCCATATTCTAAAAAGGCTTA AAGAACTTGACATCCATGTTGGGAAGCAACAAGTGGAAGAATCAGACATAGCTAACTTGGTATACTTACAAGCAATTATCAAGGAAACAATGCGGTTATACCCAGCGGCGCCAGTATTGGTCGTAAGAGAAGCTATGGATGACTACATCGTAGCCAATTTCCACATTCCAGCTGGCACTCAACTATTGCTTAACCTGTGGAAGCTACACCGTGACCCCAGAATTTGGCATAAGCCATTAGACTTCCTCCCTGAGAGATTCCTCAATGACCATGCTAACATTGATGTGAGGGGTCAAAATTTTGAGCTTATACCATTTGGTGCTGGTAGAAGGATTTGTCCTGGTATCACTTTCGCCCTTCATTTCCAACACTTAGCTTTGGCTCAACTGCTTCATG TTGATTGGGGAATGGTCTCGGATAAAGGCGTCGACATAAGTGAAAGGCCCGGAATAATTGTTCCTAAAGCTACACCATTAGAGGTTACTCTTAAACCAAAGTTACCTTCTGTATGTTATTAG
- the LOC105779149 gene encoding cytochrome P450 CYP82H23 — protein MIGPSCSKLVHFIEAQAMEFQEQLHFALAFTKTIAILVVTILVKGKKRQKRKPPEPDGALPFIGHLHLFGNNQLLHRIFADMANKHGPAFLIRLEIHRALVVNNWKVAKECFTTNDKVFPTRPKSIAIKYMGYDYKMLGFAPYGPYWCNMRKLAMVELLSSRRLELLKHVRDNEIGSFIKELYKQSVKNGGVALLEMKERIGDLATNIIVRMVAGKIYHGTSEESRRFQKALSDFFYLAGLFLVSDTIPFLGWLDVVMGNIGKIKRTTKELDFAIGSWVNEHRERRLDKGIEGNQDFIDVMLSIMDENNVPSLALGGIGFILQEAYTS, from the exons ATGATTGGCCCTTCATGCAGCAAATTGGTTCATTTTATTGAAGCACAAGCTATGGAATTTCAAGAAcagcttcattttgcacttgctTTCACCAAAACCATTGCCATTTTAGTGGTCACCATCCTCGTTAAAGGCAAAAAGAGACAAAAGAGGAAACCCCCAGAGCCAGATGGGGCATTACCTTTTATTGGTCATCTTCATCTTTTTGGAAACAACCAGCTGCTACATAGGATATTTGCAGACATGGCTAACAAGCATGGACCGGCCTTTTTGATCCGTCTCGAGATTCATCGAGCACTTGTGGTGAATAACTGGAAAGTTGCAAAAGAATGTTTCACGACCAACGATAAGGTCTTCCCCACACGTCCAAAGTCTATAGCCATAAAGTATATGGGGTATGACTATAAGATGTTAGGCTTTGCTCCTTATGGACCTTATTGGTGTAATATGAGGAAACTAGCAATGGTTGAGCTCCTCTCTAGTCGTCGGCTCGAGTTACTCAAGCATGTTCGCGACAATGAAATCGGTAGCTTTATAAAGGAATTGTATAAGCAATCGGTGAAAAACGGAGGAGTTGCTCTTTTGGAAATGAAGGAGAGAATTGGTGACTTAGCAACCAATATTATAGTCCGAATGGTTGCTGGCAAAATATATCATGGTACTAGCGAGGAATCGAGACGATTCCAAAAGGCCTTGAGTGATTTCTTTTATCTTGCAGGGTTGTTTTTGGTCTCGGATACTATTCCTTTTCTCGGTTGGCTTGATGTTGTAATGGGGAACATAGGCAAAATAAAGAGGACAACAAAGGAATTGGATTTTGCAATAGGAAGCTGGGTAAACGAGCATCGCGAACGGAGGCTCGACAAAGGCATCGAAGGGAACCAAGATTTCATTGATGTCATGTTGTCTATCATGGATGAAAACAATgtacct AGTCTTGCCTTGGGTGGCATCGGATTTATACTGCAAGAAGCATACACATCGTAA